The following DNA comes from Streptomyces sp. NBC_00273.
CGCCGACGAGGAGCATCACCATGGTGGCCGCGGTCACCGTCATGGCGCTGACCGGCGGGTTGCCGTGCGAGTAGCCCGTGACGGGCTCCAGCCACTTCAGGAAGCGCTCGCCGATCTCGAAGAAGGCACCGGCGAAGACCGAACCGAAGGCCAGGATGACCATCGGGATGGTCATGGACTTCGGGGACTCGTGCGGGTGCGGCTCGTGGCCGGCGTCGTCCGGCTGCCAGCGCTTCTCTCCGAAGAAGGTGAGGAGCATGACGCGGGTCATGTAGAAGGCGGTGATGCCGGCGCCCAGCAGGGTGACCCCGCCGAGGATCCAGCCCTCGGTGCCGCCCTTCGCGAAGGCCGCCTCGATGATCATGTCCTTGGAGAAGAAGCCGGACAGGCCCGGGAAGCCGATGATCGCCAGGTATCCGAGACCGAAGGTGACGAAGGTGACCGGCATGTACTTCCTCAAGGCCCCGTACTTGCGCATGTCGACCTCGTCGTTCATCCCGTGCATCACGGAACCCGCGCCGAGGAAGAGGCCCGCCTTGAAGAAGCCGTGCGTCACCAGGTGCATGATCGCGAAGACGTAGCCGATCGGGCCGAGGCCCGCGGCGAGGATCATGTAGCCGATCTGCGACATCGTCGAGCCCGCCAGGGCCTTCTTGATGTCGTCCTTCGCGCAACCGACGATCGCACCGAAGAGGAGCGTGACCGCGCCCACGACGGTGACCACCAGCTGGGCGTCCGGCGCCCCGTTGAAGATCGCGGCCGAGCGGACGATCAGGTACACGCCCGCGGTCACCATGGTGGCCGCGTGGATCAGGGCCGAGACCGGGGTCGGGCCCTCCATCGCGTCCCCGAGCCAGGACTGCAGCGGGACCTGCGCCGACTTGCCGCAGGCGGCCAGCAGCAGCATCAGGCCGATCGCCGTCAGCGTGCCCTCGGACGTCTCGCCCACCGCGCCGAACAGGGGCGTGAAGGCGAAGGTCCCGAAGGTGGTGAACATCAGCATGATCGCGATCGACAGACCGATGTCACCGACGCGGTTGACCAGGAAGGCCTTCTTCGCGGCGGTGGCCGCACTGGGCTTGTGCTGCCAGAAGCCGATCAGGAGGTACGAGGCGAGGCCCACGCCCTCCCAGCCGAAGTACAGCAGCAGGTAGTTGTCGGCGAGGACCAGCAGCAGCATCGCCGCGACGAACAGGTTGAGGTAGCCGAAGAAGCGGCGGCGGCGCTCGTCGTGCTCCATGTACCCGATCGAGTACACGTGGATGAGCGTGCCCACCCCGGAGATCAGCAGGACGAAGGTCATCGACAGCTGGTCCAGCTGGAAGGCCATGTCCGCCTGGAAGCCCTCGACGGGGATCCAGGTGTACAGGTTCTGGGTCAGGGTCCGGTCGTCGGCCGAGCGCCCCAGCATGTCGGCGAACAGCGCGACGCCGATCCCGAAGGAGACGGCCGCGAGCAGGGTGCCGATCCAGTGACCGACCTTGTCGAGGCGCCGGCCGCCGCAGAGCAGCACCACCGCTCCGAGCAGGGGCGCCGCGATCAGCAGCGCAATCAGGTTCTCCACAGCGACCCCTTACAGCTTCATCAGGCTGGCGTCGTCGACCGAGGCCGAGTGGCGGGTACGGAACAGCGACACGATGATCGCCAGGCCGACCACGACCTCCGCGGCGGCGACGACCATCGTGAAGAACGCGATGATCTGGCCGTCGAGGTTGCCGTGCATCCGGGAGAACGCGACGAAGGCGAGGTTGCAGGCGTTGAGCATCAGCTCGACGCACATGAACAGCACGATCGCGTTCTTGCGGATCAGGACCCCGACGGCACCGATCGTGAACAGCAGGGCCGCCAGGTACAGGTAGTTGACCGGATTCACTTCGAGGCCTCCTCACGGCCGAGGCGCTCCGAGGAGGCCTGCTCCAGTGCCTTGAGGTCGTCGATGGCCTGGCTGGAGACGTCCCGGATCTGGCCGCGGGCGCGCAGCGTCCGGTTGACGGTCAGCTCGGACGGGGTGCCGTCCGGCAGCAGACCTGCGACGTCCACCGCGTTGTGCCGGGCGTAGACGCCGGGCGCGGGCAGCGGCGGGAGCTGGACGCCCTCGCGGACCCGCTTCTCGGCGAGTTCGCGCTGGGTGGCGGCCCGTTCGGTGCGCTCGCGGTGGGTGAGCACCATCGCGCCGACGGCCGCGGTGATCAGCAGCGCGCCGGTGATCTCGAAGGCGAAGACGTACTTGGTGAAGATCAGCTGTGCCAGGCCCTCGATGTGCCCGCCCGAGTTGACCCGGCCGAGCCCGTTGAAGTGGGTGAGCCCGGCGTTGGCGATGCCGGCGATCAGCAGGATTCCGAAGCCGATTCCGCACAGGGCTGCCAGCCAGCGCTGCCCCTTGATGGTCTCCTTCAGGGAGTCGGCGGCGGTGACGCCGACGAGCATGACCACGAAGAGGAAGAGCATCATGATCGCGCCGGTGTAGACGATGACCTGGACGACGCCCAGGAAGTACGCCCCGTTGGCGAGGTAGAAGACGGCCAGGATGATCATCGTCCCGGCCAGGCTGAGGGCGCTGTGCACGGCCTTCTTCATCAGGATCGTGGCCAGTGCGCCGATGACGGCGACCGTGCCGAGGATCCAGAACTGGATCGCCTCGCCCGTGGAGGTCATGGAGGTGGCGGCGGCGATGGCGCTCATGCGTCCACCTCCGTGGACTGACCGTTCTCCGGAGCGACTTCGCCGGCGACTTCGCCCTTGGACACCGCGACCTGCCGGACGGTGCCCGGGGCGGCCCCGGTCACCAGCCCCCGGTAGTAGTCCGTGTCGTCCGTGCCGGGGAAGATCGAGTGCGGCGCCTCGACCATGCCCTCGGTCAGGCCGGCCAGCAGCTGCTCCTTGGTGTAGATGAGCGATTCGCGGCTGGAGTCAGCCAGTTCGAACTCGTTCGTCATGGTCAGCGCCCTCGTCGGGCACGCCTCCACGCACAGCCCGCACAGGATGCAGCGGGCGTAGTTGATCTGGTAGACCCGGCCGTACCGCTCACCCGGGGAGTAGCGCTCCTCCTCGGTGTTGTCCGCACCCTCCACGTAGATCGCGTCGGCGGGACAGGCCCAGGCACACAGCTCGCACCCGATGCACTTCTCCAGACCGTCGGGGTGCCGGTTGAGCTGATGCCGTCCGTGGAAGCGCGGTGCGGTCGTCTTCTCCTGCTCCGGGTACTGCTCGGTGAGGCGCTTCTTGAACATGGCCTTGAAGGTCACGCCGAAGCCCGCCACCGGGTTCTGCCACTTCTCGTCGGACATCTCTCAAGCCTCCTCTCGGTCACTTTCAGTATTCGTCCCGCCACTGACAATCAGCTCCCGCTCGGTGCGGGACCGCCTGCGCGGTACGGGTGCCAGGTGCTGGCCGGGCTTGGGCGGTACGGGGAATCCGCCCGCCAGCGGGTCGAAGGGTTCGGCGTCGTGCACCGCCCCGGCGGCCGCCGTCTTCTTCTCGCGCTTGTCGCGGAAGACGTCCGCGACGAAGGAGAGGAGCAGGATCGCCACGACGGCGCCGCCGACGTACAGGACGATCTCGCTGAAGTCGTAGGCCTCGTTGCGCAGGGCCCGGACGGTGGCCACCAGCATCAGCCAGACCACCGAGACCGGGATCAGGACCTTCCAACCGAGCTTCATCAGCTGGTCGTAGCGGACGCGGGGCAGCGTGCCGCGCAGCCAGATGAAGAAGAACAGCAGCAGCTGCACCTTGAGGACGAACCAGAGCATCGGCCACCAGCCGTGGTTCGCGCCCTCCCAGAAGGAGCTGATCGGGTACGGGGCCCGCCAGCCGCCCAGGAAGAGGGTGACCGAGACCGCGGAGACGGTGACCATGTTGACGTACTCGGCCAGCATGAACAGCGCGAACTTGATGGACGAGTACTCGGTGTTGAAGCCGCCGACCAGGTCGCCCTCGGACTCCGGCATGTCGAAGGGGGCGCGGTTCGTCTCGCCGACCATCGTGACGACGTAGATGATGAAGGACACCGGCAGCAGGACGATGAACCAGCGGTCCGCCTGGGCCTCGACGATCGCCGAGGTCGACATGGACCCGGAGTAGAGGAAGACCGAGGCGAAGGCCGCGCCCATCGCGATCTCGTAGGAGATCATCTGTGCGCAGGAGCGCAGGCCGCCGAGGAGCGGGTACGTGGAGCCGGAGGACCAGCCCGCCAGCACGATGCCGTAGATGCCGACCGAGGCCACCGCGAGGATGTAGAGCATCGCGATGGGCAGGTCGGTCAGCTGCATCGTGGTGCGCTGGCCGAAGATGGAGATCTGGTCGTCCGCGGGCCCGAAGGGGATCACCGCGATGGCCATGAAGGCCGGGATCGCCGCGATGATCGGGGCCAGGACGTAGATGACCTTGTCGGCCCGCTTGACGATCAGGTCTTCCTTGAGCATCAGCTTCACGCCGTCGGCGAGCGACTGGAGCATGCCCCAGGGGCCGTGCCGATTCGGGCCGATGCGCAGCTGCATCCAGGCGACGACCTTGCGCTCCCACACGATGGAGAAGAGCACGGTCACCATCAGGAAGGCGAAGCAGAAGACCGCCTTGAGCAGGACGAGCCACCAGACGTCCTGGCCGAACAGGGACAGGTCCTCGGCAGCGAGTTGAACGGTGTTCACGCGCCCACCTCCGCAGTGGTGTCGCCTTGCCCGGCCGGGGTCGCCGGGCCGATGCGTACGAGGGTGCCCGGGCGGGCGCCGGCGTCGGCGAGGACGCCGGAGCCGGTGGAGTTCAGCGGGAGCCAGACCACGCGGTCGGGCATCTCGGTGATCCGGAGCGGGAGTGCCACGGAGCCGGCCGGCCCGGTGACCGCGAGGACGTCGCCGTCCTTGACGCCGGTCTCGGCGGCCGTGGCGGCCGACAGCCGGGCGCTGGCCTCGTGCCGGGTACCGGCCAGGGCGTCGTCGCCCTCCTGCAGCCGGCCGAGGTCCAGGAGGAGCCGGTGGCCGGCGAGGACCGCCTCGCCGCTGCCCGGGCGGGGCAGCGCCACGGTGTCCGCGCTCTGCCCGGCGGCCCGCTCACCGGCCCACGGGCCGAGCCGGTCGATCTCCCGGCGTACGGCGTGCACGTCGGGCAGGGCGATCGGCCGGTCGGCGGCGTCGGCCAGCATGTGCAGCACGCGGGCGTCGGCCGGGGCGAGCCGGCGGGTCATCTGGTCGGGCTTGAGCGCTGCCTCGAACGGCCTGACCCGGCCCTCCCAGTTGATGAACGCCCCCGCCTTCTCGGCGACCGCGGCGACCGGGAGGACCACGTCCGCGTGGTCGGTGACCTCGCCGGGCCGCAGTTCCAGGGAGACCACGAAGGCCTCCTGGAGGGCGGTCCGCGCGCGGGCCGGGTCCGGCAGGTCGGCGACCTCGACGCCCGCGATCAGCAGGGCCGAGAGCTCCCGGGTCGCCGCGGCCTCGACGATCTGGCCGGTGTCGCGGCCGTAGCGGTGCGGGAGTTCGTCCAGGCCCCAGGCGGTGGCGACCTCGTCGCGGGCCCGCGGGTCGGTGGCGGGGCGGCCGCCCGGCAGCAGGGACGGCAGCGCGCCCGCCTCGATGGCGGCCCGCTCACCGGCCCGGCGCGGGATCCAGACCAGGGTGGCCCCGGTGACCCCGGCGGCCCGTACGGCGGCGGTCAGCGCGCCCGGCACCCCGGCGAGGCGCTCCCCGACGAGGATGACCGCGCCGGGCAGCCGCAGCGCCTCGGCGGCTTCGGCGCCCCCGGTCTCCAGGCCCGTACGGGAGGCCAGCGCGTCGAGCCACTCGGGCTCGGTGCCGGGGGCGGCCGCCAGCAGGGTGCCGCCGGCCTTCTCCAGGCCGCGGGTGGCGAAGGGGGCGACGGAGAAGGTCCGCTGCTTCCGCTTGCGGTGGGCCTTGCGCAGCCGCAGGAAGACGCCGGGGGCCTCCTCCTCCGCCTCGATGCCGACGAGCAGCACCGCGGGGGCCGCCTCCAGGGCGGTGTACGAGAGCCACTGCCCGCCGAGGTCGACCCCGTACCCGGCGACCTCCGAGGCCAGGAACTCGGCCTCCTCCGCGCTGTGCACGCGGGCCCGGAAGTCGATGTCGTTGGTGTCGAGCACCACCCGCGCGAACTTGGCGTACGCGTAGGCGTCCTCGACGGTGAGCCGGCCGCCGGTCAGCACCCCGGCCCGGCCGCGCGCGGCGGCGAGTCCGTTCGCCGCGGCTTCCAGGGCCTCGGGCCAGCTCGCCGGCTCCAGGACGCCGGCGGCGCTGCGCACCAGCGGGGTGGTCAGCCGGTCGGGGCGCTGGGCGTAGCGGAACCCGAAGCGGCCCTTGTCGCAGATCCACTCCTCGTTGACCTCGGGGTCCTCGGCGGCGAGGCGGCGCAGCACCTTGCCGCGCCGGTGGTCGGTGCGGGTCGCGCAGCCGCCCGCGCAGTGCTCGCACACGCTCGGGGAGGAGACGAGGTCGAAGGGGCGGGAGCGGAACCGGTAGGCGGCCGAGGTGAGGGCGCCGACCGGGCAGATCTGGATCGTGTTGCCCGAGAAGTACGACTCGAAGGGGTCGCCCTCGCCGGTGCCGACCTGCTGGAGCGCGCCGCGTTCCAGCAGCTCGATCATCGGGTCGCCGGCGATCTCGTTGGAGAAGCGGGTGCAGCGCGCGCACAGCACGCACCGCTCGCGGTCCAGCAGCACCTGGGTGGAGATCGGGACCGGCTTCTCGTAGGTGCGCTTCTTGCCCTCGAACCGCGATTCGGCGTTGCCGTGCGACATCGCCTGGTTCTGCAGCGGGCACTCGCCGCCCTTGTCGCAGACCGGGCAGTCCAGCGGGTGGTTGATGAGCAGCAGCTCCATCACGCCGCGCTGGGACTTGTCGGCGACCTCGGAGGTCAGCTGGGTCTTGACGACCATGCCGTCGGTGCAGGTGATGGTGCAGGAGGCCATCGGCTTGCGCTGGCCCTCGACCTCGACGATGCACTGGCGGCAGGCACCGGCCGGGGAGAGGAGGGGGTGGTCGCAGAACCGGGGGATCTCGATGCCGAGCTGCTCTGCGGCCCGGATGACGAGGGTGCCCTTGGGCACGGTCAGTTCGATCCCGTCGATGGTCAGCGAGACGGTGTTCTCCGGTGGAACCGCCGCTCCGCCCCCGGAGGCCGCTGGAGTGGTGACGGTCATGCGTTCACCTCCGTGTCGGCCCAGAGGGTCGACTTCCTGGGGTCGAAGGGGCAGCCCTTGCCCGTGATGTGCTGCTCGTACTCCTCGCGGAAGTACTTGAGCGAGGAGAAGATCGGGCTGGCCGCGCCGTCGCCGAGCGCGCAGAAGGACTTGCCGTTGATGTTGTCGGCGATGTCGTTCAGCTTGTCGAGGTCGGACATGACGCCCTGGCCGGCCTCGATGTCGCGGAGCAGCTGGACCAGCCAGTAGGTGCCCTCGCGGCACGGGGTGCACTTGCCGCAGGACTCGTGGGCGTAGAACTCGGTCCACCGGGTCACGGCCCGCACCACGCAGGTCGTCTCGTCGAAGCACTGCAGGGCCTTGGTGCCGAGCATCGAGCCGGCGGCGCCCACGCCCTCGTAGTCGAGCGGGACGTCGAGGTGCTCGTCCGTGAACATCGGGGTGGAGGAGCCGCCCGGGGTCCAGAACTTCAGCCGGTGCCCGGGGCGCATGCCGCCGCTCATGTCGAGGAGCTGGCGCAGGGTGATGCCGAGCGGGGCCTCGTACTGGCCGGGGCCGGCGACGTGCCCGGAGAGCGAGTACAGCGTGAAGCCGGGGGACTTCTCGGTCCCCATCGACTTGAACCAGTCCTTGCCCTTGTTCAGGATCGCGGGAACCGAGGCGATCGACTCCACGTTGTTGACGACAGTGGGGCACGCGTAGAGCCCCTCGACCGCCGGGAAGGGGGGACGCAGCCGGGGCTGGCCGCGCCGGCCTTCGAGGGAGTCGAGCAGCGCCGTCTCCTCGCCGCAGATGTACGCGCCCGCGCCCGCGTGCACCGTGATGTCGAGGTTGCGCCCGGTGCCGTCGATGTCCTTGCCGAGGTATCCGGCCGCGTACGCCTCGCGCACGGCCTCGTGCAGGCGCCGCAGGACGGGCACCGTCTCCCCGCGCAGGTAGATGAAGGCGTGCTCGGAGCGGATCGCGTAGCAGGCGATGATCATTCCCTCGATGAGGGAGTGCGGGTTGGCGAAGAGGAGGGGGATGTCCTTGCAGGTTCCCGGCTCCGACTCGTCCGCGTTCACGACGAGGTAGTGCGGCTTTCCGTCGCCCTGCGGGATGAACTGCCACTTCATTCCGGTGGGGAAGCCCGCGCCGCCGCGTCCGCGCAGCCCCGAGTCCTTCACATAGGCGATGAGGTCGTCCGGGGTCATCGCGAGCGCCTTGCGCAGGCCCTCGTACCCCTCGTGGCGCCGGTAGGTCTCCAGCGTCCACGACCGTGGCTCGTCCCAGAAGGCGGACAGCACGGGGGCGAGGAGCTTCTCCGGGCTGGTCCCGCCGCCGGTCTCCGGGTGGGAGGTTCCCCCATTGCCGCCGTTGCTCAGTTCGGAAGACACCGACATCACTCCCCTCCCTCAGTGGTGGCCTCGCCGCGCGGGTGGACGATCGGGGTGTGCGCGGACTCGCCGCGGGCGATGCGCAGCCCGATCAGGGAAGCGGGGCCGGCACCGCCGGTCGCCTCGACCGCGCCCTCGCGCTCGTCCGGGAAGCCGGCCAGGATCCGGGCGGTCTCCTTGTAGGTGCACAGCGGCGCGCCCCGGGTCGGGGAGACCTCGCGGCCGGCCAGCAGGTCGTCGACCATGGCCTTGGCGGACTGGGGGGTCTGGTTGTCGAAGAACTCCCAGTTGACCATCACCACGGGGGCGTAGTCGCAGGCCGCGTTGCACTCGATGTGTTCGAGGGTGACCTTGCCGTCGGGGGTGGTCCCGTTGTTGCCGACCCCGAGGTGCTCCTTGAGCTCCTCGAAGATGGCGTCGCCGCCCATCACCGCGCACAGGGTGTTCGTACAGACGCCGACCTGGTAGTCGCCGGAGGGCCCGCGCCGGTACATCGTGTAGAAGGTCGCCACGGCCGTGACCTCGGCGGTGGTCAGGCCCAGTACCTCGGCGCAGAAGCGGATGCCGGTGCGCGAGACGTAGCCCTCCTCGGACTGCGTCAGGTGCAGCAGCGGCAGCAGCGCGGAGCGGCTGTCGGGGTAGCGGGCGATGACTTCCCTGGCGTCGGCTTCGAGGCGCTCGCGTACCTCCGCCGGAAAGTCGGGGGCCGGCAGCTGGGGCATGCCCAGCGAGACCCCTTGGTTCGAAGGACTGGCGGTCATCGGTCGACGCCTCCCATCACGGGGTCGATGGAGGCGACGGCGACGATGACGTCGGCGACCTGGCCGCCCTCGCACATCGCGGCCATGGCCTGCAGGTTGGTGAAGGACGGGTCGCGGAAGTGGACCCGGTAGGGGCGGGTCCCGCCGTCGGATACGACGTGCACGCCGAGCTCGCCCTTGGGCGACTCGACGGCCGCGTACGCCTGGCCGGCCGGTACCCGGAAGCCCTCGGTCACCAGCTTGAAGTGGTGGATGAGGGCCTCCATGGAGGTGCCCATGATGTTCCTGATGTGGTCGAGCGAGTTGCCGAGGCCGTCCGGGCCCATCGCGAGCTGCGCCGGCCAGGCGATCTTCTTGTCGGCGACCATCACCGGTCCCGGCTCCAGGCGCTCCAGGCACTGCTCGACGATCCGCAACGACTGGCGCATCTCCTCCAGGCGGATCAGGAACCGCCCGTAGGAGTCGCAGCTCTCGGTGGTCGGCACGTCGAACTCGTAGTTCTCGTAGCCGCAGTACGGGTCCGACTTGCGCAGGTCGTGCGGCAGGCCGGCGGAACGCAGGATCGGGCCGGTGGCGCCGAGCGCCATGCAGCCGGTGAGGTCGAGGTAGCCGACGTCCTGCATGCGGGCCTTGAAGATGGGGTTGCCGGTGGCGAGCTTGTCGTACTCCGGCAGGTTCTTCTTCATGGTCTTGAGGAACTCGCGCAGCTGGTCGACGGCGCCCGGGGGCAGGTCCTGGGCGAGGCCGCCGGGGCGGACGAACGCGTGGTTCATGCGCAGTCCGGTGATCAGCTCGAAGATGTCGAGGATCAGCTCGCGGTCGCGGAAGCCGTAGATCATGATCGTGGTCGCGCCCAGCTCCATGCCGCCGGTGGCGATGCACACCAGGTGGGAGGAGAGCCGGTTGAGCTCCATCAGCAGGACGCGGATGACGGTGGCGCGGTCGGGGATCTGGTCGGTGATGCCGAGCAGCTTCTCGACGCCGAGGCAGTACGCCGTCTCGTTGAAGAACGGCGTCAGGTAGTCCATGCGCGTCACGAAGGTGGTGCCCTGCGTCCAGTTCCGGAATTCGAGGTTCTTCTCGATGCCGGTGTGCAGGTAGCCGATGCCGCAGCGGGCCTCGGTGACCGTCTCGCCGTCGATCTCCAGGATCAGGCGCAGCACTCCGTGCGTGGAGGGGTGCTGCGGACCCATGTTGACGACGATCCGCTCGTCGTCGGCCTTGGCCGCGGACCGGACGATCTCGTCCCAGTCGCCGCCGGTGACGGTGTAGACGGTGCCCTCTGTCGTCTCGCGAGCGGAGGCGTGGTTTTCTGCGTCATTCGAGATGGGGGACATCAGCTGTACGACCTCCGCTGGTCGGGAGCCGGGATCTGGGCGCCCTTGTACTCGATGGGGATGCCGCCGAGCGGGTAGTCCTTGCGCTGCGGGAAGCCCTGCCAGTCGTCCGGCATCATGATCCGAGTGAGGGCCGGGTGCCCGTCGAAGATCAGGCCGAAGAAGTCGTACGTCTCGCGCTCGTGCCAGTCGTTGGTCGGGTAGACGGCGACGAGCGAGGGGACGTGCGGGTCGCCGTCCGGGACGGACACCTCCAGCCGCAGGATCCGGCCGTGCGTGAGCGAGCGCAGGTGGTAGACGGCGTGCAGCTCACGGCCCTTGTCCCCGGGGAAGTGCACGCCGGAGACGCCGGTGCAGAGCTCGAAGCGCAGGGCCGGGTCGTCGCGCAGGGTGCGCGCGACCCGGACGAGGTGCTCGCGGGCGATGTGGAAGGTGAGCTCGCCCCGGTCGACCACCGTCTTCTCGATGGCGTTCCCGGGGACGAGGTCCTGCTCCTCCAGTGCGCCTTCGAGCTCGTCGGCCACCTCGTCGAAGTAGGACCCGTACGGCCGGCTCGTCGCGCCGGGCAGGGCCACGGTCCGCACGAGGCCGCCGTAGCCGCTGGTGTCCCCGCCGCCCGCGGCACCGAACATGCCCTTGCGGACGCCGATGACCTCGGGGCCCTGGTCGCGCGGCGCAGGGACGTTGCTGCCGTTCTCCGGCTCTTGCGTCTCGCTCACCGGAGCAGCCCCTTCATCTCGATGGTGGGGAGGGCCTTGAGGGCCGCCTCCTCCGCCTCACGGGCCGCTTCTTCCCGGTTCACGCCGAGCTTTCCGCCCTGGATCTTCTGGTGGAGCTTGAGGATCGCGTCCATCAGCATCTCGGGGCGCGGCGGGCAGCCGGGCAGGTAGATGTCCACCGGGACGATGTGGTCGACGCCCTGGACGATCGCGTAGTTGTTGAACATTCCGCCCGAGGATGCACAAACCCCCATGGAGATGACCCATTTGGGAGCGGGCATCTGGTCGTACACCTGCCGCAGCACCGGCGCCATCTTCTGACTGACCCGCCCGGCCACGATCATCAGATCGGCCTGGCGCGGGGAGCCGCGGAAGACCTCCATGCCGAAGCGGGCCAGGTCGTACCGGCCGGCTCCGGTGGTCATCATCTCGATGGCGCAGCAGGCGAGGCCGAAGGTCGCCGGGAAGACGGACGACTTGCGCACCCATCCCGCGGCCTGTTCGACGGTGGTCAGCAGGAAGCCGCTCGGCAGCTTCTCTTCCAGTCCCATGGAAAATTCAGCCCCTCAGTCCCATTCCAGGCCGCCGCGGCGCCACACGTAGGCGTAGGCGACGAAGACGGTGAGCACGAAGAGCAGCATCTCGACGAGCCCGAAGATCCCCAGGGAGTCGAAGGTGACGGCCCAGGGGTAGAGGAAGACAACCTCGATGTCGAAGACGATGAAGAGCATCGCCGTCAGGTAGTACTTGATCGGGAAGCGGCCACCGCCGGCCGGCATCGGCGTCGGCTCGATGCCGCACTCGTAGGCTTCAAGCTTTGCCCGGTTGTACCGTTTTGGACCGATCAGCGTGGCCATGACCACGGAGAAGATCGCAAACCCTGCGCCGAGGGCGCCGAGCACGAGGATGGGCGCGTACGCATTCACGCTCCTCGCTCCTTCCAGTCGTCCTTGACCGTTGGACCGCTGCCGGCCGGGGGCACCTCCCAGCGGTAGCTGGAGGCGTGCACCGCCTCGCGAAGATCGCGCTTCCGATCGAGCACTCGCATGTGAGGCAGTTCACAAGCCGGACTGGTGCGCATCTTATGCCTGCTCGTCTGTGATCTGCGACACGGGTAACAATACCGAGTTTGTGATCTCCACCACCTGACGAACGATCATGAAGCCCGATGAGTGGTGATCTTCATACGCGAAGCATCCACATGATCACTAAAGGTGACATCTGAGCCTGTTACCGCAGGTAGAAGGGGGCCCGCCCTATCAAACGATTCGCAGTGCAGGCAAATTGGCAAGAGGGGTGCGGAGCTGATAAGGGGATCGGCGTCCCCCGGTCGAGGGAGCCCGTGTGTACGGAGGTGGACACGGGGCAGGCGCGGGGGTGGATGTGGGGCGGACGGGAGCGCCGGCGAGGTGTGGGAGACCGCACGAGGGGCGCTCCGATACCCGCACCCCCGTCGCCGCGGGGGGCTGCGCGAGCACGTGCATCCGTTCACGAACCTCTCGGCACGTTCACAGGAAGGTCACGGGAGGGGCACAGCGTCCGCATGGCGTGACATTGCTGTGACCTGCGCCACTCTGAATCGAGCCCTCCGAAAGAGGGCTTGGCCATCTGTGCGGAGTGATGGTAGGTCAAGGATCAATTAGGACTTAATTCCGAAACCCCATGATCACAGCCCTGTGAGGGCCTGTCCGATTCGCCCGTTACGGCGTCAATAAGGAGTCGGACGCGCCCGGTTCGCGCCATTCTCGCGCAACTGTGGCGCAACCCACGTTTCTTGAAGGGAACCCGGGCACCCTGATAGCGGTTGTCCTCATGTCCCACACCGCTCACATACCCAGCCACCGGAAGCCCCGCCGTAGCGCCTCGAAGCTCGCGGTCCGCGCCGGAGTTGCCGGTGGCGTCCTCAGCACCCTGGCCATGGCCGGCACGGCGAGCGCGTCCCCGTCCGCCGAGCCCGTGGCCGAGACGACGCTCGAAATGCCGGTCCTCAACCTGGACCTGGGCGCCGACGTCTCCTCCGCCGTCACGGTGGCCGCCGAGAACACCCGTCTCGCGGCCGTCGAGGGCGAACTGACTGCCCAGGAGGAGAGCGCCCGTACCGGCGCCGCCGCCGAGGCGAAGCAGGCCAAGGAAGAGGCCCAGAAGAAGGCCGACGCCGAGAAGGCCGAGAAGACGGCGAAGGAAGAGGCCGTCCGCAAGGCCGAGGCCGAGCGCTCCAGCCGCAGCTCCTCCGAGCGCACGACGCTGAAGAGCACCGCCGCCCCGCAGGGCACGGGCACCGTGTCCGCCCCGGCCACCGGCTCCGCCGCGGCCATCGTCAACTTCGCCCGCGCGCAGGTCGGCAAGGCGTACGTGATGGGCGGCACCGGCCCGTCCTCGTTCGACTGCTCCGGTCTCGTCCAGGCCGCCTACCGCCAGGCCGGCATCAGCCTGCCGCGCATGTCCCAGGCGCAGTCCTCGGCCGGCACCTC
Coding sequences within:
- a CDS encoding NADH-quinone oxidoreductase subunit A, with the protein product MNAYAPILVLGALGAGFAIFSVVMATLIGPKRYNRAKLEAYECGIEPTPMPAGGGRFPIKYYLTAMLFIVFDIEVVFLYPWAVTFDSLGIFGLVEMLLFVLTVFVAYAYVWRRGGLEWD
- a CDS encoding C40 family peptidase, with protein sequence MSHTAHIPSHRKPRRSASKLAVRAGVAGGVLSTLAMAGTASASPSAEPVAETTLEMPVLNLDLGADVSSAVTVAAENTRLAAVEGELTAQEESARTGAAAEAKQAKEEAQKKADAEKAEKTAKEEAVRKAEAERSSRSSSERTTLKSTAAPQGTGTVSAPATGSAAAIVNFARAQVGKAYVMGGTGPSSFDCSGLVQAAYRQAGISLPRMSQAQSSAGTSVSLNALQPGDILYWGSKGSAYHVAIYVGGGKFVGAQNPSTGIVERNLSYDKPTGAVRVL
- a CDS encoding NADH-quinone oxidoreductase subunit C; translation: MSETQEPENGSNVPAPRDQGPEVIGVRKGMFGAAGGGDTSGYGGLVRTVALPGATSRPYGSYFDEVADELEGALEEQDLVPGNAIEKTVVDRGELTFHIAREHLVRVARTLRDDPALRFELCTGVSGVHFPGDKGRELHAVYHLRSLTHGRILRLEVSVPDGDPHVPSLVAVYPTNDWHERETYDFFGLIFDGHPALTRIMMPDDWQGFPQRKDYPLGGIPIEYKGAQIPAPDQRRSYS
- a CDS encoding NuoB/complex I 20 kDa subunit family protein, with the protein product MGLEEKLPSGFLLTTVEQAAGWVRKSSVFPATFGLACCAIEMMTTGAGRYDLARFGMEVFRGSPRQADLMIVAGRVSQKMAPVLRQVYDQMPAPKWVISMGVCASSGGMFNNYAIVQGVDHIVPVDIYLPGCPPRPEMLMDAILKLHQKIQGGKLGVNREEAAREAEEAALKALPTIEMKGLLR